A genomic segment from Rickettsia endosymbiont of Lasioglossum villosulum encodes:
- a CDS encoding glycosyltransferase family 61 protein, whose product MIILKKILANLDTTKYKLANILNGLGIKSASLTVKIEPRILSAVNKILYLLRYAIFCASKCLISIAIWLNPKKQIFRENLASLRTILKIKKIKYAGLSIQKSHDLNTNTQETQDVIFKSPLKDIFNYYSVSEGCKLLSHKIKFFDTNKTLKLTKPKVINNDFHVSEKYNCTIKLPDTYLAEINNAIVIGGTDLILSNNTALYDGLDNNDQYIIYGEESDFYLKKYVYHIKSIGIVNKINEKNLSFEIIKNPQVIDSGIHLVKDHSKNYYHWIVECLPRLSLIQGLDKKIPLLIDEDHYPQSLELLKMFNFDNRDLIKLEKKNGYLVKKLYYPSPLSLIKDNVNAPDYSNAVVVAPKAIQFVKKVISKQFNNPKKAFRKLYISRKRATYRKLLNSEEIENFLITQGFEIVYPDFLSAQAQIELFSMAQIIIGPTGAGMVNLIFAPKDCKILILSSNVQEANFRVFHSLAMSLEMDLKFLIGAHTNTQIISPMHSDYSIDIDLLSKYVNSIQN is encoded by the coding sequence ATGATTATCTTAAAAAAGATTCTAGCCAATTTAGACACAACAAAATATAAGCTAGCTAATATTTTAAATGGGTTAGGCATAAAAAGTGCTTCCTTAACTGTTAAAATTGAACCTAGAATATTATCTGCTGTTAATAAAATTTTATATTTGTTACGCTACGCTATATTTTGTGCTTCAAAATGTTTAATTTCAATTGCAATTTGGTTAAACCCTAAAAAACAAATATTTAGAGAAAATTTAGCTTCTTTGAGAACCATCCTTAAAATTAAAAAAATTAAATATGCAGGTCTAAGTATTCAAAAATCTCATGATTTAAATACAAACACTCAAGAAACTCAGGATGTAATTTTTAAAAGCCCTTTAAAAGACATTTTTAATTATTATTCTGTCTCTGAAGGATGTAAATTATTATCTCACAAAATAAAATTTTTTGATACTAACAAAACATTAAAATTAACTAAACCTAAAGTAATAAATAATGATTTTCATGTATCAGAAAAATATAATTGCACAATAAAATTACCAGATACTTATCTTGCAGAAATAAATAATGCAATTGTAATCGGGGGTACAGATCTAATATTAAGTAATAATACAGCTTTATATGATGGTCTTGATAATAATGATCAGTATATTATTTATGGCGAAGAAAGCGACTTCTATCTTAAAAAATATGTTTACCATATTAAATCTATAGGTATTGTAAATAAGATTAATGAAAAAAACTTGTCATTTGAAATAATAAAAAATCCCCAAGTTATTGATAGCGGTATTCATCTTGTTAAAGATCATTCCAAAAACTACTATCATTGGATTGTAGAATGTTTACCAAGGCTTAGTTTAATTCAAGGATTAGACAAAAAAATACCATTATTAATTGACGAAGATCATTATCCTCAATCATTAGAACTCCTAAAAATGTTCAATTTTGATAATAGAGATTTAATAAAGCTTGAAAAAAAAAACGGATATTTAGTAAAAAAGTTATATTATCCCTCCCCATTATCCTTAATTAAAGATAATGTTAATGCACCTGATTATTCAAATGCAGTAGTGGTTGCTCCCAAAGCAATACAATTTGTAAAAAAGGTAATATCTAAACAATTTAATAACCCTAAAAAGGCATTTCGTAAACTTTATATATCAAGAAAAAGAGCTACATATAGAAAATTACTCAATAGTGAAGAAATTGAAAATTTCTTGATTACTCAAGGATTTGAAATTGTTTACCCAGATTTTTTATCAGCCCAGGCACAAATTGAATTATTCTCAATGGCACAAATTATTATCGGTCCTACGGGTGCGGGTATGGTTAATTTAATTTTCGCTCCTAAAGATTGTAAAATATTAATTTTAAGTAGTAACGTACAAGAAGCGAATTTCCGAGTATTTCATTCTTTAGCTATGAGCCTAGAAATGGATTTAAAATTTTTGATAGGAGCTCATACCAATACTCAAATCATATCACCTATGCATTCAGATTATAGTATTGATATAGATTTATTAAGCAAATATGTAAATTCTATACAAAACTAA
- the rfbA gene encoding glucose-1-phosphate thymidylyltransferase RfbA — protein sequence MKGIILAGGSATRLYPATKSLSKQLLTVYDKPMIYYPISVLMLSGIKEILIITNSVFLSLYQDLLNDGSHLGINIQYAIQDTPKGLADAFIIGEDFIGDSNVCLILGDNIFYGQGLVSILQNARSLQEGAKIFGYYVKDPERYGIAEISFPSCKVSSIEEKPQNPKSNYAITGLYFFDNSVIKKAKAVKPSKRGELEITSVLQAYLEENNLNIEVFGRGVAWLDTGTYDSLLEASNFIATIEKRQGLKIACLEEVAYNCKYIDAEMLLKLAELSPNSDYCKYLKNIYSHPSFSILNTQK from the coding sequence ATGAAAGGTATAATTTTAGCAGGCGGTTCTGCTACTAGGCTTTACCCTGCTACAAAATCTTTATCAAAGCAGCTCTTAACGGTTTATGATAAACCGATGATTTATTATCCTATTTCAGTATTAATGCTTTCTGGAATCAAGGAAATCCTAATTATTACTAACAGTGTATTTCTTTCTTTATATCAAGATCTATTAAATGATGGTAGTCATTTAGGCATTAATATTCAGTATGCTATACAAGATACTCCTAAAGGTCTTGCGGATGCTTTTATAATAGGTGAAGATTTTATAGGAGATTCTAATGTTTGCTTAATTCTTGGGGATAACATTTTTTATGGTCAAGGACTAGTATCAATATTACAAAATGCTAGATCTTTACAAGAAGGAGCGAAAATTTTTGGTTATTATGTTAAAGATCCAGAAAGATATGGGATTGCTGAGATTTCTTTTCCTAGCTGTAAAGTATCAAGTATTGAAGAAAAACCTCAAAACCCTAAATCAAATTATGCTATAACCGGTTTATACTTTTTTGATAATTCAGTAATTAAAAAAGCAAAAGCAGTTAAACCTTCAAAGCGTGGGGAATTAGAAATTACATCAGTTCTTCAAGCTTATTTAGAGGAAAATAACTTAAATATAGAAGTATTTGGACGTGGCGTAGCTTGGTTAGATACAGGTACATATGATAGTTTACTCGAGGCATCGAATTTTATTGCTACTATCGAAAAAAGACAAGGATTAAAAATTGCCTGTTTAGAAGAGGTAGCATATAATTGTAAATATATAGATGCAGAAATGTTGCTAAAACTAGCTGAACTTAGCCCTAATTCCGATTATTGTAAATATTTAAAAAATATTTATTCTCACCCTAGCTTTTCTATTTTAAATACACAAAAATAA
- the rfbB gene encoding dTDP-glucose 4,6-dehydratase, producing MDKVILITGGAGFIGSHLVEYFLNKYNNYYIINLDALTYAADIKRLDHISNKQNYKFIHGNICQIDLIENLFKEYNISDVIHLAAESHVDNSLANPRIFIETNIQGTFNLLESARNHWLSQDNINSRFLHISTDEVYGSLGDTGYFSENSPYAPNSPYSASKASSDFLVRSYFHSYNLPTIISNCSNNYGPRQHNEKLIPTIIRKALNSEPIPIYGNGKNIRDWLYVEDHCSALDLIFHKGVVGENYNIGTRNEQTNLELANKICNILDELRPNPNSTPYAKQITYVTDRASHDFRYAINNTKLCSELNWSSKFSFMDSLRLTVEWYINYYESQL from the coding sequence ATGGATAAAGTTATTTTAATTACAGGAGGTGCCGGATTTATTGGTAGCCATTTAGTAGAATATTTTTTAAATAAATATAATAATTACTATATTATTAACTTAGACGCCTTAACTTATGCTGCTGATATCAAACGCCTTGATCATATTAGCAATAAACAAAATTATAAATTTATTCATGGCAATATTTGCCAAATCGACTTAATAGAAAATTTATTTAAAGAATATAATATATCCGATGTAATTCATTTAGCAGCAGAATCGCATGTAGATAATTCATTAGCTAATCCAAGAATTTTTATAGAAACTAATATACAAGGTACTTTCAACTTACTAGAATCTGCAAGAAATCACTGGTTATCACAAGATAATATAAACTCCAGATTTTTACATATTTCTACTGATGAAGTATATGGTAGCTTAGGTGATACAGGTTATTTCTCTGAAAATTCTCCTTATGCTCCAAATTCCCCTTATAGTGCTTCTAAAGCTTCTAGTGACTTTTTAGTTAGAAGTTACTTTCACTCATATAATTTACCGACAATAATTAGCAATTGTTCAAACAATTATGGACCAAGGCAACATAATGAAAAATTAATTCCTACTATTATTAGAAAAGCCTTAAATAGTGAGCCAATCCCAATTTATGGTAATGGAAAAAATATTAGAGATTGGTTGTATGTAGAGGATCATTGCTCTGCTTTAGACCTTATTTTCCATAAAGGCGTGGTAGGTGAAAACTACAATATAGGTACACGTAACGAACAAACTAATTTAGAACTTGCTAATAAAATTTGTAATATTTTGGATGAATTAAGACCTAACCCTAATTCTACACCTTATGCAAAACAAATAACATACGTAACAGATAGAGCGAGTCACGATTTCAGGTATGCTATCAATAATACAAAACTATGCTCAGAATTAAATTGGTCTTCTAAATTTTCTTTTATGGATTCATTAAGATTAACTGTAGAATGGTATATTAATTATTATGAATCACAGTTATAA
- a CDS encoding FdtA/QdtA family cupin domain-containing protein, whose protein sequence is MNHSYKLIEIPRFDDDRGSLSFVELGQILDFPIHRVYWLYNLKKDRGGHAHKNLKQFIFCTHGLVDFVLDDGEYKTTITLDAPNKGLYILKPLWREITNIKNNPQVIICASENYQESDYIRSYEEFKLWKSNF, encoded by the coding sequence ATGAATCACAGTTATAAATTAATTGAAATTCCACGTTTTGATGACGATAGAGGGAGCTTATCCTTTGTTGAGCTAGGACAAATTTTAGATTTTCCTATACATCGTGTTTACTGGCTTTATAATTTAAAAAAAGATCGCGGCGGGCATGCACATAAAAATTTAAAACAATTTATTTTTTGTACTCATGGCTTGGTAGATTTCGTTTTAGATGATGGAGAGTATAAAACAACCATTACTCTTGATGCACCGAATAAAGGTTTATACATTCTAAAACCTTTATGGCGGGAAATAACAAATATAAAAAATAATCCTCAAGTAATTATCTGTGCTTCAGAAAACTACCAAGAAAGCGATTATATTAGATCATACGAAGAATTTAAATTATGGAAATCAAATTTTTAG
- a CDS encoding DegT/DnrJ/EryC1/StrS family aminotransferase, whose product MEIKFLDLKSAYTEIKQEADKLWQDVNNDASYLLGNRLEKFEQEFASYLGVKHVIGVANGLDALVLSLKALGIGAGDEVIVPAHTFIASWLAVSEIGAVPVPVEVYKDTYLLDPSKIEHAITSKTRAIMPVHLYGRVCDIQLILAIAKKYNLKIIEDAAQAHGAIDLVSGKKAGSFGDCNGFSFYPGKNLGCFGDGGCISTNDDKIADTLKLLRNYGSKVRYSHEIIGKNSRLDDLQAGILSIKLRYLNEWNKKRQRIAKIYLQELNINDIVLPQYDDGNVWHIFPIMTKKRDQLKDYLVSQGVQVIIHYPTPIYLQPAYQNMNLKVGSFELTEKISSEILSLPIGPHLTEEEAILCTKKIKEFFNRIG is encoded by the coding sequence ATGGAAATCAAATTTTTAGACTTAAAAAGTGCTTACACTGAAATTAAACAAGAAGCAGATAAATTATGGCAAGATGTAAATAACGATGCTTCATATCTTTTGGGAAATCGTTTAGAAAAATTCGAACAAGAATTTGCAAGTTACTTAGGAGTAAAGCATGTAATTGGCGTAGCAAACGGTCTTGATGCATTAGTTTTAAGCCTTAAGGCACTAGGCATAGGTGCTGGCGATGAGGTAATAGTGCCTGCCCATACTTTTATAGCTTCATGGCTTGCTGTTTCCGAAATTGGAGCAGTACCTGTTCCAGTTGAAGTTTACAAAGATACTTATTTATTAGACCCTTCAAAAATTGAGCATGCTATAACAAGTAAAACACGTGCAATTATGCCGGTTCATTTATATGGGCGTGTATGTGATATACAGCTAATTTTAGCTATAGCAAAAAAATATAATCTGAAAATTATAGAAGATGCTGCTCAAGCACATGGAGCTATAGATTTAGTTAGCGGAAAAAAAGCTGGATCATTCGGAGATTGCAATGGTTTTAGTTTTTATCCAGGTAAAAATCTAGGTTGTTTTGGTGATGGTGGATGTATATCAACAAATGATGATAAAATTGCTGATACACTAAAACTACTACGTAATTACGGAAGTAAAGTACGCTATAGTCATGAAATAATTGGCAAAAACAGTAGATTAGATGATTTGCAAGCAGGAATACTTTCTATTAAATTAAGATATCTTAATGAATGGAATAAAAAAAGACAAAGAATTGCTAAAATTTATTTACAAGAATTAAATATTAATGATATAGTTTTACCTCAATATGATGACGGTAATGTATGGCATATATTTCCTATAATGACTAAAAAACGAGATCAATTAAAAGATTATCTTGTTAGTCAGGGGGTACAAGTTATAATTCACTACCCTACCCCAATATACTTACAACCTGCTTATCAAAATATGAATTTAAAAGTTGGTTCTTTTGAATTAACTGAAAAAATTAGCTCAGAAATTCTTAGTTTACCAATAGGACCTCATTTGACTGAAGAAGAGGCTATATTATGTACAAAAAAAATTAAAGAGTTTTTTAATAGGATTGGTTAA